The DNA segment GCTGGTGGCGCCCGCGTGCGCCGGATACAGCTCGCCGACGAGCGGGTAGTACCGCAGCGGCCCCGAATCGCCCTCCTCCGCCGCCACGCAGCGCATGTGGAAGCTGTCCGGCAGGCAGAACAGCACGGTGTCGCCGGTGGTGCGGCACAGCTCCTCCAGCACCGGTCCCGCCAGCAGTTCGAGTGAGCCCGAACGCTCCCACTGCCGGCTCAACCGCAGTACGGCGGGGCCGATGCGGTAGCGCCTGGTCGCAGGGTCGGAGACCAGGAAGCCGCGGCCCGCCAGTGTCGACAGCAGACGCTGGGCGACGGAGGTGTCCCAGCCGAATTCGGCGGCCACCTCGGTGACCCCCCAGTCGGGCCGGGTCCGCTCGAAGGCCAGCAGGACGAGCAGCGCCCGGTCGACGGTCTGCAGCGCGCCCGCGGGTTTGCGACGGTCCAGGTCGATCTCGGCCATCGTCATCTCACCATCCAGACCCGAATTGCAAATAGAGGGAAACAGTTGCGCTCAACGCTATCGGATCCCGAATCTGCTGTCAGCACCCCCGGAACTCAGCGGGTGCTGACGCAGCGAGAAAGGCCCCTCATGTTGAAGTACGTCCTGGACATCGTGGATCTGCTGGACGATCCCGCGGCCGACGGCAAGCGCGTCGTCGAGTACCTCGACGCGGTGGCGGGCCCGGAGGGGTCGGGGGCCGGG comes from the Streptomyces sp. NBC_01471 genome and includes:
- a CDS encoding IclR family transcriptional regulator, giving the protein MAEIDLDRRKPAGALQTVDRALLVLLAFERTRPDWGVTEVAAEFGWDTSVAQRLLSTLAGRGFLVSDPATRRYRIGPAVLRLSRQWERSGSLELLAGPVLEELCRTTGDTVLFCLPDSFHMRCVAAEEGDSGPLRYYPLVGELYPAHAGATSKSYYAFLPDDQRHRLFRARPMARFTDRTVTDADLLEQEFLRIRAQGYAWTVGEYDNGIATVAVPVFLGREPYGSLSLGGAEERFPDGPEARLDSLRQAAQLLEKRLTTPPQRTRRPRA